The Treponema sp. OMZ 790 genome includes the window GATATATGAACTAGAACTACAAAAATACGAGGTGCAGAAATGAGAGAATCGTTCGTCTTTCACAGTGAATACATCGCAGACTTACCCGAAAGGTATAAATCGGTGTTTGCGATATACACAATCAATTATGCTTTAAGCGGCGAGACGCCGCCTATCGAGGAAGGGACACTTGAATACTCGCTATGGGTTAAGATAGCCCGACGGGTTGACCAAGAAAGCGAGAAGTACGAAACAATTAAAGAAAAGCGGGCGGCGGCAGGAAAGAAGCACACAGGCAATCAGTATACGAAAGAAACACCCAAAGAGGAAGAATCGCCGAAAGCTAACCCGCAGGAAGAAAAGACGGGAGCGGAGGAAGCGTCGAGCGAAAAACCGAAAAAGAAGAATTTTAAAAAGCCGACAGTTGAAGAAATTAGAGAATACTGCACGGAGAGAAAAAACGGCGTAGACGCTCAAGCGTTCTATGACTTCTACGAAAGTAAGGGCTGGAAAGTTGGAACGGCAGGAATGAAAGACTGGCGGGCAAGCGTCCGCACTTGGGAGGGACGGCGGAAAGCCGAGGGAGCAAGACAGAAACAGACAGGGGCGTTATGGGGGAATGAAAGCGACATCCCCGAAGAAATTATAAATATGATTTAAAAGAAAAGAGGTGTGGGAGAATGAACGAATTAAAAGGCATATCGGCAGTACTAAGCAAGCTATCAAGCATTACGCCGAAAAGCGAGGCGGAAGTTTTAGAGCAAGAGCGAAGATTAAGAGATGAAAGATTATTTATTCATTACAGGCAAGAAGCCCCCGAAAGGTTTGTAAAAGAGTCGCTAGGCACCTACAAGGTAGACGACACGGAAAAACAAAACGCCCTAGCTAACGCTCGATTGTTTGTGCAGGCAGTGAAATGCGGAAAGTTTCAAACGCTCGTTTTTTTAGGCAATGTTGGAACGGGTAAGACACACCTATCTTGCGGAATTATCCGAGAGTGCGGAGGGCTATATAGATTGGCTTCGTCGATAGTCGAGGAACTAAGACGGGCGAAATCTTTTAGCTCCGATAAAACGGAAGCTAAGATTTTAGACGCTTACGGAAAAACAAACCTTTTAATCATTGACGAAATCGGGCGAGGGGCGACGGCAGCAGAGGAGCAATATATGTTATACCAAATAATAAACGAACGCTACAACCGCCGAATGCCTACGGTTTTGGTAAGCAACCAAATAAAAAAAGAATTCTTACAGTATATCGGGATCGCCGCCGCTGACCGCTTATCCGAGAGTGCTCATGTGGTAGAATTAACAGGCAAAAGCTATAGGGCGGCCTTGCGTCAAAGCTAAAGCAATCAATGCCTAAACAATTGGAGTTTGATTTTAGCGAGTTACCGGAAACAAAAACAGACCTGCCACATTACAAGAACCCTAAGTGTGATAATGAACGCTTATTAAACTATCAATGGGATTTTAAGCACGGCGATAAGGCCGCTTTAAACAAAATGTATAAACTAGGGCTTTCTATAGCCCTGCGTTACATATCGACACACGCAAAGAAGAACCCGCATATAGCAAGGCTCGACAAGAGCTATCGGGAAGAAAAGGCACACAATGCCATCACCTACATTATAGCCCGATATTTACAGGTTTCGGATTTTGTTATAAGTAAAAGTTTCACATCATACCTTTATTTAAGAATTCAGCACGAATTATTTTACAGGCGGAAAGTAGACAGCATTATAGACTTCGTGGATTTAGACAGTTTATATCCTCAAAAATAATTAAAAAAAATATAAAAATCTTCGAAAAAGTGAAAATAAAAATGACTATATACATAGACATAAATACCTAATAGTTTCATAGGCGGTTGTGCTTTCGCGCCTGCATAGCCGCCTTCCTTTTGATACGAGCAGTCATTTACAAAAATGACTATATGTATATACGCCAAGAAAAGGGGCGTTATCCTTTTCTATCCAAGCGGCGGGCACGTCGTAATAAATGCGTAAGGAGAAAAAAATGAAACGTGATTTTTTAGAAGGTTTGAATTTGGACGCTGACACAATCGACAAGATTATGGCAGAAAATGGTAAAGATGTTAATCGTGAAAAGGCAAAATACGCCGACTACGACGACATCAAAACACAGCTTGAAGCTGCAAACAAGACCATTGAAAAGTTCAAGGACTACGACGAAACCAAGACCGAAGTTGAAAAATACAAGGCTGAAAATGAAAAATTACAAAAAGAGGGAGCGGCAAAAATAGCCGCTATGGAACGTTCGGCAAAAGTGAAAGATTATCTTTCAAACAAGAAGTTTGTAAACGATATAACCCGTGACGCTATCGCCGCTAAAATGGGCGAGGCTCTGGAAG containing:
- a CDS encoding DUF6291 domain-containing protein yields the protein MRESFVFHSEYIADLPERYKSVFAIYTINYALSGETPPIEEGTLEYSLWVKIARRVDQESEKYETIKEKRAAAGKKHTGNQYTKETPKEEESPKANPQEEKTGAEEASSEKPKKKNFKKPTVEEIREYCTERKNGVDAQAFYDFYESKGWKVGTAGMKDWRASVRTWEGRRKAEGARQKQTGALWGNESDIPEEIINMI
- a CDS encoding ATP-binding protein, whose amino-acid sequence is MNELKGISAVLSKLSSITPKSEAEVLEQERRLRDERLFIHYRQEAPERFVKESLGTYKVDDTEKQNALANARLFVQAVKCGKFQTLVFLGNVGTGKTHLSCGIIRECGGLYRLASSIVEELRRAKSFSSDKTEAKILDAYGKTNLLIIDEIGRGATAAEEQYMLYQIINERYNRRMPTVLVSNQIKKEFLQYIGIAAADRLSESAHVVELTGKSYRAALRQS
- a CDS encoding phage scaffolding protein; this encodes MKRDFLEGLNLDADTIDKIMAENGKDVNREKAKYADYDDIKTQLEAANKTIEKFKDYDETKTEVEKYKAENEKLQKEGAAKIAAMERSAKVKDYLSNKKFVNDITRDAIAAKMGEALEADASKGKNLDDIFAEITKDKADILKDETQPTPPVVPPMGGKSSKSDDDAQARAVMGLPPRKE